The following proteins are co-located in the Camelina sativa cultivar DH55 chromosome 12, Cs, whole genome shotgun sequence genome:
- the LOC104732471 gene encoding GDSL esterase/lipase At5g33370 isoform X2, with amino-acid sequence MTKSVANLALVGFCMLQVMSLLVPQANARAFLVFGDSLVDNGNNDFLATTARADNYPYGIDFPTHRPTGRFSNGLNIPDLISEHLGQESPMPYLSPMLKKEKLLVGANFASAGIGILNDTGIQFLNIIRITKQLEYFEQYKLRVSGLVGEEEMNRLVNGALVLITLGGNDFVNNYYLVPFSARSRQFSLPDYVVFIISEYRKVLRKMYDLGARRVLVTGTGPMGCVPAELAQRSRNGECATELQRAASLFNPQLVQMITDLNNEVGSSAFIAANTQQMHMDFISDPQAYGGLLWTRAVQWDRAMHTIIKSLPKQRSLCLLGSFSPIRKSK; translated from the exons ATGACGAAGTCGGTGGCGAATTTGGCTCTAGTAGGGTTCTGCATGCTGCAAGTAATGAGCTTACTTGTGCCGCAAGCCAACGCTAGGGCTTTCCTAGTGTTCGGAGATTCCCTCGTGGACAATGGTAACAATGACTTCCTAGCTACCACTGCTCGTGCCGATAACTACCCTTATGGTATCGATTTCCCAACTCACCGTCCTACCGGCCGTTTCTCCAATGGTCTTAACATTCCAGATCTCATCA GTGAGCATTTGGGTCAAGAGTCTCCAATGCCGTACCTCAGTCCTATGCTGAAGAAGGAAAAACTATTAGTCGGCGCTAACTTCGCCTCCGCCGGTATTGGAATCCTTAACGACACCGGAATCCAGTTT CTGAACATAATTAGGATCACGAAGCAGCTTGAATACTTCGAGCAGTACAAGCTCCGAGTGAGTGGgttggttggagaagaagagatgaatcgACTCGTGAATGGAGCTCTTGTCTTAATTACACTCGGAGGCAACGATTTCGTCAACAACTACTACTTGGTCCCTTTCTCTGCAAGATCTCGTCAATTCTCTCTTCCTGACTACGTTGTCTTTATCATTTCTGAATACCGCAAAGTCCTACGG AAAATGTACGATTTGGGTGCTCGACGTGTCTTGGTGACTGGAACAGGGCCGATGGGTTGCGTCCCGGCCGAGCTGGCTCAACGTAGCCGCAACGGCGAGTGTGCTACAGAACTACAACGAGCCGCCTCACTATTCAACCCACAACTCGTTCAAATGATAACTGACCTCAACAACGAAGTTGGGTCTTCGGCCTTCATTGCCGCTAATACTCAACAAATGCACATGGACTTTATCAGCGACCCACAAGCATACG GTGGCTTGTTGTGGACAAGGGCCGTACAATGGGATAGGGCTATGCACACCATTATCAAATCTTTGCCCAAACAGAGATCTCTTTGCCTTTTGGGATCCTTTTCACCCATCAGAAAAAGCAAGTAG
- the LOC104732471 gene encoding GDSL esterase/lipase At5g33370 isoform X1: MTKSVANLALVGFCMLQVMSLLVPQANARAFLVFGDSLVDNGNNDFLATTARADNYPYGIDFPTHRPTGRFSNGLNIPDLISEHLGQESPMPYLSPMLKKEKLLVGANFASAGIGILNDTGIQFLNIIRITKQLEYFEQYKLRVSGLVGEEEMNRLVNGALVLITLGGNDFVNNYYLVPFSARSRQFSLPDYVVFIISEYRKVLRKMYDLGARRVLVTGTGPMGCVPAELAQRSRNGECATELQRAASLFNPQLVQMITDLNNEVGSSAFIAANTQQMHMDFISDPQAYGFVTSKVACCGQGPYNGIGLCTPLSNLCPNRDLFAFWDPFHPSEKASRIIAQQILNGSPEYMHPMNLSTVLTVDLMT, encoded by the exons ATGACGAAGTCGGTGGCGAATTTGGCTCTAGTAGGGTTCTGCATGCTGCAAGTAATGAGCTTACTTGTGCCGCAAGCCAACGCTAGGGCTTTCCTAGTGTTCGGAGATTCCCTCGTGGACAATGGTAACAATGACTTCCTAGCTACCACTGCTCGTGCCGATAACTACCCTTATGGTATCGATTTCCCAACTCACCGTCCTACCGGCCGTTTCTCCAATGGTCTTAACATTCCAGATCTCATCA GTGAGCATTTGGGTCAAGAGTCTCCAATGCCGTACCTCAGTCCTATGCTGAAGAAGGAAAAACTATTAGTCGGCGCTAACTTCGCCTCCGCCGGTATTGGAATCCTTAACGACACCGGAATCCAGTTT CTGAACATAATTAGGATCACGAAGCAGCTTGAATACTTCGAGCAGTACAAGCTCCGAGTGAGTGGgttggttggagaagaagagatgaatcgACTCGTGAATGGAGCTCTTGTCTTAATTACACTCGGAGGCAACGATTTCGTCAACAACTACTACTTGGTCCCTTTCTCTGCAAGATCTCGTCAATTCTCTCTTCCTGACTACGTTGTCTTTATCATTTCTGAATACCGCAAAGTCCTACGG AAAATGTACGATTTGGGTGCTCGACGTGTCTTGGTGACTGGAACAGGGCCGATGGGTTGCGTCCCGGCCGAGCTGGCTCAACGTAGCCGCAACGGCGAGTGTGCTACAGAACTACAACGAGCCGCCTCACTATTCAACCCACAACTCGTTCAAATGATAACTGACCTCAACAACGAAGTTGGGTCTTCGGCCTTCATTGCCGCTAATACTCAACAAATGCACATGGACTTTATCAGCGACCCACAAGCATACG GTTTCGTCACGTCGAAGGTGGCTTGTTGTGGACAAGGGCCGTACAATGGGATAGGGCTATGCACACCATTATCAAATCTTTGCCCAAACAGAGATCTCTTTGCCTTTTGGGATCCTTTTCACCCATCAGAAAAAGCAAGTAGAATcattgctcaacaaatcctcaatGGCTCTCCAGAATATATGCATCCCATGAATCTTAGCACCGTCCTCACCGTTGATCTCATGACCTGA